Proteins found in one Deltaproteobacteria bacterium IMCC39524 genomic segment:
- a CDS encoding glycosyltransferase, whose protein sequence is MEEWLPMISVIIPAYNEGRVIGPSLDLLVSRETSAEIEIIVVCNGCTDLTVEIVKSYMPMIKCIVTEKASKSHALNLGDAAAKGFPRFYLDADVLMSKDDVLAVAYELQKSNALVGSPIAETNMESSSWLVRSYYKVWLQLPYVVEGMVGTGVYVLTQEGRGKFSDFPDLIADDGYIRALFKADERLNVDRSSVEVKAPHDFRSLVMVNARVRLGRYELAMKFPELIGNETKDYSAAIRSLLISPSNWLNALVYLFGNLVARFLANKQLKKNDFSVWLRDESSRI, encoded by the coding sequence ATGGAAGAATGGCTACCAATGATATCAGTAATAATACCTGCTTATAATGAAGGTCGCGTAATTGGACCAAGCCTTGATTTACTCGTTTCAAGGGAAACATCTGCTGAAATTGAGATCATAGTGGTGTGTAACGGATGCACAGACTTGACGGTTGAAATTGTTAAGTCTTACATGCCTATGATCAAGTGTATTGTGACAGAAAAGGCTTCAAAGTCTCACGCTTTAAACCTTGGAGATGCTGCCGCGAAAGGTTTCCCAAGGTTTTATCTTGACGCTGATGTCTTAATGTCCAAAGACGATGTTCTTGCCGTTGCTTATGAATTGCAAAAATCAAATGCACTAGTAGGTTCACCGATTGCAGAGACGAATATGGAAAGCTCTAGTTGGTTAGTGCGTTCTTATTACAAGGTGTGGCTGCAGTTACCTTATGTTGTTGAAGGTATGGTTGGCACTGGAGTGTATGTCCTTACGCAAGAGGGAAGAGGTAAGTTTAGTGATTTTCCTGACTTGATTGCTGATGATGGCTATATTCGGGCGCTTTTTAAAGCTGACGAGAGACTTAATGTTGACAGGTCATCTGTTGAAGTTAAGGCGCCACATGATTTTCGTAGCCTTGTAATGGTTAATGCTAGGGTTCGACTAGGCCGTTACGAGTTGGCGATGAAGTTTCCTGAACTCATAGGGAACGAGACAAAGGATTACTCTGCTGCGATTAGGTCGCTTTTGATTAGTCCTTCAAATTGGTTGAATGCCTTAGTCTATTTGTTTGGAAATCTTGTGGCGAGATTCCTAGCAAACAAACAACTAAAGAAAAATGATTTTTCAGTATGGTTACGTGATGAGTCAAGCCGAATCTAA
- a CDS encoding sulfotransferase domain-containing protein, with the protein MSAFIEENLQRVSNKTTKLIGSLWGEKFPFWYVCEYPKSGGTWLGQILSDYLRLPFIGHATIFPIGMSSVIHNHWGFNRKLKRCFYLYRDGRDVMVSLYFHRMRAIKTEYDKPFNRAMEKRYKQLYGVGFDPDDIVSNLPIFIQSEFQYPRMARLNWRDHVNAWRAGDGDKVVLLSYEEMHNDPASTLLRCLASFSENQVDQSALDEAITRNSFQAKTKRARGEEDRNSFVRKGIVGDWKNHFNRESAEVFDELAGPLLLDLGYEKNRSWVGTV; encoded by the coding sequence ATGTCAGCATTTATTGAAGAAAATCTACAGCGTGTTTCGAATAAAACTACTAAATTGATAGGATCACTTTGGGGAGAGAAATTCCCTTTTTGGTATGTCTGCGAATACCCTAAGAGTGGTGGAACATGGCTCGGACAAATTCTAAGTGATTATTTGCGTTTGCCTTTTATAGGCCATGCGACAATCTTTCCGATAGGTATGTCTAGTGTGATTCATAACCATTGGGGGTTTAATCGAAAACTTAAACGTTGCTTTTACCTCTATAGGGATGGGCGGGATGTTATGGTATCACTTTATTTTCATAGAATGCGGGCAATTAAAACTGAATATGATAAGCCCTTTAACCGTGCGATGGAAAAACGGTACAAACAGTTGTATGGTGTCGGTTTTGATCCTGATGACATTGTTTCAAACTTGCCAATCTTTATTCAAAGTGAGTTTCAATACCCTCGGATGGCAAGGCTTAATTGGAGAGATCATGTGAATGCATGGAGAGCAGGAGATGGGGATAAAGTAGTTCTTCTCTCTTATGAGGAAATGCACAATGATCCAGCCTCTACTCTTTTAAGGTGTCTTGCTAGTTTTTCTGAGAACCAAGTTGACCAAAGTGCACTTGACGAGGCTATTACTCGCAACAGTTTTCAAGCCAAGACCAAAAGGGCAAGAGGTGAAGAGGATCGGAATTCTTTTGTACGCAAGGGAATTGTTGGTGATTGGAAAAACCACTTTAATCGAGAATCTGCTGAAGTTTTTGATGAACTGGCAGGGCCTTTATTGCTAGACCTTGGCTATGAGAAGAACCGCTCTTGGGTAGGTACGGTTTAA
- a CDS encoding UDP-N-acetylglucosamine--LPS N-acetylglucosamine transferase, which yields MNNAKRIMLVSSSGGHWLEMMCLLSAFDGFEKIFVTTDSGYKGQVEGAFFTVPDASMWNKFRLVHMAMKVLYVILRTRPDVIISTGAAPGFFALFFGKKLGLKTIWVDSIANAEKLSLSGSKVGVYADLWLTQWEHLSRAEGPFFEGAVL from the coding sequence ATGAATAATGCAAAAAGAATTATGTTGGTTTCCTCTTCTGGAGGTCATTGGCTAGAGATGATGTGTCTCTTATCTGCCTTTGACGGGTTTGAGAAGATTTTCGTAACTACTGACTCGGGCTACAAAGGCCAAGTTGAAGGAGCTTTCTTCACCGTGCCTGATGCTTCTATGTGGAACAAGTTCCGTCTAGTTCATATGGCTATGAAGGTGTTGTATGTGATTCTCAGAACTCGCCCGGATGTTATTATCTCGACAGGTGCCGCTCCAGGGTTTTTTGCCTTGTTCTTTGGAAAGAAGCTCGGTCTTAAAACAATTTGGGTAGACAGTATTGCGAATGCGGAGAAACTATCGTTGTCAGGCTCTAAAGTTGGGGTTTATGCTGATTTGTGGTTGACGCAATGGGAACATTTGTCTCGTGCTGAGGGCCCTTTTTTTGAGGGGGCAGTCCTTTGA
- a CDS encoding glycosyltransferase family 2 protein — translation MLEVSIVIVNYNTREMTLECLNSVFDQTRSVKFEIIVVDNNSNDGSFAAIKKNYSTVHLVESKENLGFARANNLASKYATGKYLLLLNPDTVILDGAIEKLVTFAESNGGESIYGGRTLNGKREIEKSSCWGRPTPWSFFCYGVGLTSVFRDSALFNPEAYGNWQRDTVRNVDIVSGCFLLIRKSMWDGLGGFDPKFFMYGEEADLCMRAKNIGVQPIICPRATIVHYGGASEKVRADMMVRLFKGKISLIQRHWLGGWVPFGVFMYMYGTLLRYCLCSIMSWLSKNNAASVACWKEIWQRRDEWKNGYQ, via the coding sequence TTGCTTGAAGTAAGTATTGTAATAGTAAACTACAATACCAGAGAAATGACTCTGGAATGTTTGAACTCCGTGTTTGATCAGACTCGATCAGTGAAATTTGAAATTATTGTTGTAGACAATAACTCAAACGATGGATCATTCGCGGCCATTAAGAAAAATTATTCTACTGTGCATCTTGTGGAGTCTAAAGAAAATCTTGGGTTTGCACGCGCAAATAATTTAGCTTCAAAATATGCAACGGGAAAATATTTATTATTATTAAACCCTGACACAGTAATTCTTGATGGTGCTATAGAAAAGCTTGTTACATTCGCCGAGTCTAATGGAGGTGAAAGTATCTATGGAGGACGCACCCTTAACGGAAAACGCGAAATAGAAAAATCCTCTTGTTGGGGTAGACCAACACCTTGGAGTTTTTTTTGCTATGGGGTGGGGCTCACTTCGGTCTTTCGTGATTCAGCTCTTTTCAATCCCGAGGCTTATGGAAATTGGCAAAGAGATACTGTTAGAAATGTAGATATTGTTTCGGGTTGTTTTCTGCTTATTAGGAAGTCAATGTGGGATGGCTTGGGAGGGTTTGACCCGAAATTTTTTATGTATGGTGAAGAAGCAGACCTTTGCATGAGAGCCAAAAATATTGGGGTGCAGCCTATCATATGTCCAAGGGCTACAATTGTTCACTATGGCGGGGCTTCTGAAAAAGTGAGAGCTGACATGATGGTGCGGCTTTTTAAGGGAAAAATTTCGCTTATTCAAAGGCATTGGCTTGGCGGGTGGGTTCCTTTTGGAGTGTTTATGTATATGTATGGAACTCTATTGAGATATTGTCTTTGTTCTATTATGTCGTGGCTCAGCAAAAACAATGCTGCGTCAGTGGCTTGTTGGAAGGAAATATGGCAACGCCGCGATGAATGGAAGAATGGCTACCAATGA
- a CDS encoding Coenzyme F420 hydrogenase/dehydrogenase, beta subunit C-terminal domain — protein MSLRKIKSFQAVAEYQLCCGCGVCGYLNPSKYKIQDVPRFGKRPVVNPGLEGNDDTLEAICPGTSVCHEQSSLNQADLIEELKAGWGPILEIWEVSSTDPEIRFKGSSGGAISALALYCLEREGMSGALQVTSDSEKPYLNRNVLSRSREEILAAVGSRYSPASPCEDLGLIENAKSPCVFIGKPCDVLGANNAAKLKPELEEKLGLTIACFCAGTPSTEGTLQMLSKMGVKNPATIRSLKYRGHGWPGRASVEYDDGQTVKLSELTYEEAWGDLLQKHRQWRCYICPDHTGEFADIAVGDPWYREIRQGEEGISLVLARSQKGADIIQKAIAEGYLNAEKVAYSILPASQPNLLNARGSLWGRLISLKLMGAPCPIYINVPLFPFWLSELDLVEKAKSILSTIKRVFTKDLLKRHQPLDGPKGNS, from the coding sequence CTGCGGTGTTTGCGGGTATTTAAACCCATCTAAGTATAAGATCCAGGATGTGCCTAGATTTGGTAAACGACCTGTTGTTAATCCAGGATTAGAGGGCAATGATGATACCTTGGAGGCTATTTGTCCAGGGACTTCTGTTTGCCACGAACAATCTTCATTGAATCAAGCTGATTTGATAGAGGAGCTAAAGGCAGGGTGGGGGCCTATCTTAGAAATTTGGGAAGTCTCTTCGACTGACCCGGAAATTCGTTTCAAAGGGTCAAGTGGTGGAGCTATTAGTGCTCTGGCACTCTACTGCCTTGAACGGGAGGGAATGTCTGGGGCTTTGCAAGTAACATCTGATTCTGAAAAGCCATATTTGAATAGAAATGTTCTAAGCCGTTCACGCGAAGAAATTCTTGCCGCAGTTGGGTCCAGATACTCTCCAGCAAGCCCATGTGAAGACTTGGGTTTGATCGAAAATGCCAAAAGTCCTTGCGTTTTCATAGGAAAGCCATGTGACGTTCTTGGGGCCAATAATGCTGCAAAGCTAAAGCCAGAATTGGAAGAAAAATTAGGGCTAACGATCGCCTGCTTTTGTGCAGGAACTCCTTCTACAGAAGGTACCTTACAGATGCTCAGTAAAATGGGCGTGAAAAACCCCGCAACAATAAGATCTTTAAAATATCGTGGCCACGGTTGGCCTGGTCGGGCTTCTGTTGAGTATGACGATGGACAAACGGTAAAACTCTCTGAGTTGACTTATGAAGAGGCATGGGGCGACCTGTTGCAGAAACACAGGCAATGGCGTTGTTATATTTGTCCAGATCATACTGGAGAGTTTGCAGATATTGCTGTGGGTGACCCTTGGTATCGGGAGATAAGACAAGGTGAAGAGGGCATCTCTTTAGTGTTGGCACGGAGTCAGAAGGGGGCTGACATTATTCAAAAGGCGATAGCTGAAGGGTATCTAAATGCAGAAAAAGTGGCCTATTCCATCCTGCCTGCTTCTCAGCCAAACCTTTTAAATGCAAGAGGATCTTTGTGGGGCAGACTTATTTCGTTGAAGCTTATGGGCGCCCCTTGTCCAATTTATATAAATGTTCCTTTGTTTCCATTCTGGTTGTCTGAATTGGATTTAGTAGAAAAAGCAAAGTCTATCTTGAGTACCATCAAAAGGGTTTTTACCAAAGACCTGTTAAAGCGTCACCAACCACTCGACGGGCCGAAAGGTAATTCATGA
- a CDS encoding glycosyltransferase, with product MIFVTVGTQLPFDRLIRAVDEWSGKNPEQKVYAQISDGKYQPNNFPATKFLTPDKYRKIMLETKILVAHAGTGSILTAIEYGLPVILMPRKASLGEHRNEHQLATAENFKGLKNVYVAINESELDKILSDVMLKVGVGLESKKTIASDRLISVLSDFVNQ from the coding sequence TTGATCTTTGTTACTGTGGGTACTCAATTGCCATTCGATAGACTTATCCGCGCCGTTGACGAATGGTCAGGTAAAAATCCTGAGCAAAAAGTCTATGCACAAATAAGTGACGGTAAATATCAACCAAATAATTTTCCTGCGACAAAGTTTCTTACCCCTGACAAATATCGGAAGATAATGCTTGAGACAAAGATACTTGTTGCACATGCTGGTACCGGCAGCATCTTAACAGCAATTGAATATGGTCTTCCAGTTATTTTGATGCCAAGAAAGGCATCATTAGGTGAACATAGAAATGAACATCAATTAGCAACTGCTGAGAATTTTAAAGGTTTGAAAAATGTGTATGTTGCGATAAATGAAAGCGAGCTAGATAAAATACTCAGTGATGTGATGTTGAAGGTGGGTGTGGGGCTAGAATCTAAAAAAACAATAGCTTCTGACCGGCTCATATCTGTTTTGAGTGATTTTGTGAATCAGTAG